A DNA window from Jaculus jaculus isolate mJacJac1 chromosome 1, mJacJac1.mat.Y.cur, whole genome shotgun sequence contains the following coding sequences:
- the Homer3 gene encoding homer protein homolog 3 has product MSTAREQPIFSTRAHVFQIDPTTKRNWIPAGKHALTVSYFYDATRNVYRIISIGGAKAIINSTVTPNMTFTKTSQKFGQWADSRANTVYGLGFASEQHLTQFAEKFQEVKEAARLAREKSQEGGEFNSPALGLASHQVPPSPIVSTNGPGEEKLFRSQSADAPGPMERERLKKMLSEGSVGEVQWEAEFFALQDSNNKLAGALREANAAAAQWRQQLEAQRSEAERLRQRVAELEAQAALEPQEASEKEAPSQSVEQLEAQVQTKDQEIQTLKNQTAGTREAPDTTEHEETQQKVQDLETRNAELEHQLRATERSLEEARAERARARAEVGRAAQLLDVRLFELSELREGLARLAEAAP; this is encoded by the exons ATGTCCACAGCCAG GGAACAGCCAATCTTCAGCACCCGGGCTCACGTGTTCCAGATTGACCCCACCACCAAGAGAAACTGGATCCCCGCTGGCAAGCACGCGCTCACTGTTTCCTACTTCTATGATGCCACCCGCAATGTCTACCGCATCATCAGCATTGGGGGTGCCAAG GCCATCATCAACAGCACTGTCACCCCCAATATGACCTTCACCAAAACCTCCCAGAAGTTTGGGCAGTGGGCAGACAGTCGTGCCAACACCGTCTATGGCCTGGGCTTTGCTTCTGAGCAGCATCTGACCCAG TTTGCTGAGAAGTTCCAGGAAGTGAAAGAAGCTGCAAGGCTGGCCAGGGAGAAATCTCAGGAAGGCGGAGAGTTCAACAGCCCTGCCCTGGGGCTTGCCTCCCACCAG GTGCCCCCGAGCCCTATCGTCAGCACCAATGGCCCGGGAGAGGAGAAGCTGTTCCGCAGCCAGAGCGCAGACGCCCCTGGTCCCATGGAGCGCGAGCGGCTGAAGAAGATGCTGTCGGAGGG CTCTGTGGGTGAGGTGCAGTGGGAAGCCGAATTCTTTGCACTACAAGACAGCAACAACAAGCTGGCTGGGGCCCTCCGGGAAGCCAACGCAGCCGCTGCCCAATggaggcagcagctggaggcccagcgTTCAGAGGCTGAGCGGCTGAGGCAGCGG GTGGCtgagctagaggcccaggcagctTTGGAGCCACAGGAGGCCAGTGAGAAGGAGGCACCCAGCCAGTCTGTGGAGCAGTTGGAGGCACAGGTGCAAACCAAGGATCAG GAGATCCAGACGCTTAAGAATCAGACTGCTGGGACCCGAGAAGCCCCCGACACCACTGAGCATGAGGAAACTCAGCAGAAGGTTCAG GACCTGGAGACGCGCAACGCAGAGCTGGAGCACCAGCTGCGTGCCACAGAGCGCAGCCTGGAGGAGGCACGGGCAGAGAGGGCCCGGGCACGGGCCGAGGTGGGCCGGGCGGCGCAGCTGCTGGACGTCAGGCTGTTTGAGCTGAGCGAACTCAGGGAAGGCCTGGCACGCTTGGCTGAGGCAGCGCCCTGA